In uncultured Cohaesibacter sp., a genomic segment contains:
- a CDS encoding ABC transporter ATP-binding protein yields MSDRRKAPSVETINMTMRFGAFTALDAVSIKVEAGSFHALLGENGAGKSTLVKCMMGFYKATDGQMTVNDKEVEIDDPKDAYDLGLGMVYQHFTLVPSLTAAENLVIARADTPAVIDWRKERQRLDSFMASMPFSVPLNRPVHSLAAGEKQKLEILKQLYLGNHFLILDEPTSVLTPSEADEVLGHVHKMTKARDLTVLMITHKFREVRAFADSVTVLRRGKRVGTGRVADLSNDDMAAMMMGQAEMATPLARSGDTGRTVLSLDRAKAADRSGSKEISIDALDVRSGEIVGLAGISGNGQVELMEMLTGQRSLLSGSIRVEGTAYHATRSEARQHKVRYLPEEPLLNASAPHMSVADNLALRSFDEDGRLFLDRKGIMRRANALIDDFDIRTQGPRAPIRDLSGGNVQRAALARELSGDVTLLIVSNPCFGLDFSAARAIRDRIMEARNKGAAVLLISEDLDEILELSDRVAVISEGRIAFETPVADAGPKALGHFMAGHA; encoded by the coding sequence ATGAGTGATCGTCGCAAGGCCCCCTCGGTCGAAACCATCAACATGACCATGCGCTTTGGCGCGTTCACGGCGCTTGATGCGGTCAGCATCAAGGTCGAGGCAGGCTCGTTTCATGCCCTTCTTGGTGAAAATGGCGCGGGCAAGTCGACGCTGGTCAAATGCATGATGGGCTTTTACAAGGCGACCGACGGGCAGATGACGGTCAATGACAAGGAAGTGGAGATCGACGACCCCAAGGACGCCTACGACCTCGGCCTTGGCATGGTCTATCAGCATTTCACGCTGGTTCCCTCGCTGACAGCGGCGGAAAATCTGGTCATTGCCCGGGCAGACACACCTGCGGTGATCGACTGGCGCAAGGAGCGGCAACGGCTCGATAGCTTCATGGCCTCGATGCCCTTCTCGGTACCGCTCAACCGACCGGTACACAGTCTGGCGGCTGGTGAGAAACAGAAACTGGAGATCCTCAAGCAGCTCTATCTAGGCAACCATTTTCTCATTCTTGACGAGCCGACCTCGGTGTTGACGCCATCGGAAGCCGATGAGGTGCTCGGCCATGTCCACAAGATGACCAAGGCCCGTGACCTGACGGTTCTGATGATCACCCACAAGTTCCGAGAGGTGCGTGCCTTTGCCGACAGCGTAACCGTCCTGAGGCGTGGCAAGCGTGTCGGAACCGGTCGCGTCGCCGATCTTTCCAACGACGACATGGCGGCTATGATGATGGGCCAGGCCGAAATGGCAACACCGCTCGCCCGGTCCGGAGACACTGGCCGGACGGTCCTTTCCCTTGATCGCGCCAAGGCGGCGGATCGCAGCGGTAGCAAGGAAATTTCTATCGATGCCCTCGATGTCCGTTCCGGCGAGATTGTCGGACTGGCAGGTATTTCCGGCAACGGTCAGGTCGAGCTGATGGAAATGCTGACCGGCCAGCGCAGCCTTCTTTCCGGCTCCATCCGCGTCGAAGGCACGGCCTATCATGCCACCCGCAGCGAGGCGCGCCAACACAAGGTCCGCTATCTGCCCGAAGAGCCCCTGCTCAACGCCTCGGCCCCGCACATGAGCGTTGCCGACAATCTGGCGCTCAGAAGCTTTGACGAGGATGGCCGCCTGTTTCTCGATCGCAAGGGCATCATGCGCCGGGCCAACGCGCTCATCGACGATTTCGACATCCGCACACAAGGGCCCCGCGCCCCGATCCGGGATCTTTCCGGCGGCAATGTGCAACGGGCGGCGCTCGCCCGTGAGCTGAGCGGCGATGTCACCTTGCTGATTGTCTCCAACCCCTGCTTCGGGCTCGACTTCTCCGCCGCTCGCGCCATCCGCGACCGCATCATGGAGGCCCGCAACAAGGGGGCCGCCGTGCTGCTGATCAGCGAGGATCTTGACGAGATTCTGGAACTCTCCGACCGCGTCGCCGTGATCAGCGAAGGCCGGATCGCCTTTGAAACCCCCGTTGCGGACGCCGGCCCCAAGGCGCTCGGACACTTCATGGCAGGGCACGCTTGA
- a CDS encoding isochorismatase family cysteine hydrolase: MRHIDARPFAFPFFRDSIGLVVIDMQRDFLEDGGFGASLGNDVSRLRAIVPTVARLIDGFRAAGLPVIHTRECHRPDLSDLPPAKRDRGNPSLRIGEKGPMGRLLVAGEPGTEIVPALLPAAGEAVIDKPGKGAFYHTDFGPLLQQLGLRQLVFAGVTTEVCVQTTMREANDRGYDCLLATDATESYFQHFKDAAIEMIVAQGGIVGWACETDTILEAIHA, encoded by the coding sequence ATCAGACATATCGACGCCCGCCCCTTCGCCTTCCCCTTCTTTAGGGACAGCATTGGCCTTGTGGTCATCGACATGCAGCGTGACTTTCTCGAAGATGGCGGCTTTGGAGCCTCGCTTGGCAACGATGTCTCGCGTCTCAGGGCCATCGTGCCAACCGTCGCCCGCCTGATCGATGGTTTCCGTGCCGCCGGGCTGCCGGTAATCCACACGCGCGAATGCCATCGTCCTGATTTGTCAGACCTGCCGCCCGCCAAACGCGACCGGGGCAACCCGTCCTTGCGCATCGGCGAAAAAGGGCCGATGGGGCGTTTGCTGGTGGCGGGCGAGCCGGGAACGGAAATTGTGCCCGCCCTTCTGCCCGCCGCCGGAGAAGCGGTGATCGACAAGCCCGGCAAGGGTGCCTTCTACCACACCGATTTTGGTCCGCTTCTGCAACAGTTGGGGCTCAGGCAACTGGTGTTTGCCGGTGTCACCACCGAGGTCTGTGTCCAGACCACCATGCGCGAGGCCAACGACCGCGGCTATGACTGCCTGTTGGCGACCGATGCCACGGAGAGCTATTTCCAGCATTTCAAGGATGCAGCCATCGAGATGATCGTTGCCCAGGGCGGTATCGTCGGCTGGGCATGTGAAACCGACACCATTCTGGAGGCCATCCATGCCTGA
- a CDS encoding cupin domain-containing protein gives MPEQHTFDGLLHGGWNELPFEPFRDGVEVHYLWRQDSGPVWAFLRYAAGARVPRHRHRGLETILVVEGSQSDENGRYEAGSVICNPEGTAHDVWSEDGCVVLIQWAEPVEMLSDA, from the coding sequence ATGCCTGAACAGCATACCTTTGACGGCCTCCTTCATGGCGGTTGGAACGAGTTGCCGTTTGAACCTTTCCGCGATGGCGTCGAGGTGCATTATCTCTGGCGGCAAGATAGCGGCCCTGTCTGGGCTTTCCTGCGCTACGCAGCGGGTGCCCGCGTCCCTCGCCACCGGCACAGAGGGCTGGAGACGATCCTTGTGGTCGAAGGGTCGCAAAGCGATGAAAACGGCCGCTATGAGGCGGGCTCGGTCATTTGCAACCCAGAAGGAACGGCGCACGATGTCTGGTCCGAAGACGGATGCGTGGTCCTCATCCAGTGGGCAGAACCGGTGGAAATGCTCAGCGACGCATAG